One Vibrio campbellii CAIM 519 = NBRC 15631 = ATCC 25920 genomic window carries:
- the arsJ gene encoding organoarsenical effux MFS transporter ArsJ — MISKLSKSIRQYMLVTFNYWNFTVTDGALRMLVVLYFHDLGYSSLAIASLFLFYEFFGVVTNLVGGWLGARLGLNKTMNVGLGMQIFALLMLAVPNAWLTIPWVMAAQAISGIAKDLNKMSAKSAIKTLVPDEQQGALYKWVAILTGSKNALKGAGFFVGGLLLSAFGFQTSMVIMASVLAVVFVCSLIWLEADMGKAKSKPKFRQIFSKSESVNILSAARMFLFGARDVWFVVALPIYLGSVFGWDHLTVGGFLAAWVIAYGFVQGFAPRITGKAQGRVPDGSAALIWAGILAVITGAIAYGVQIGWQPELVIVVGLMIFGAVFAVNSSLHSYLIVSYAKGDGVSLDVGFYYMANAMGRLIGTVLSGWIYQEAGLAACLWVSFAFLALTTVISIKLPKAKVATA, encoded by the coding sequence ATGATTTCAAAACTAAGCAAAAGTATTCGTCAGTATATGCTTGTGACGTTCAACTATTGGAATTTCACCGTGACGGATGGTGCACTACGTATGCTGGTGGTGCTTTACTTCCATGACTTAGGCTACTCAAGCTTAGCGATTGCTTCGTTGTTTCTTTTCTATGAATTTTTTGGTGTAGTGACCAACTTGGTTGGTGGCTGGCTAGGTGCTCGACTTGGTTTGAACAAAACCATGAACGTCGGCTTAGGGATGCAGATTTTTGCCTTGCTGATGTTGGCTGTGCCCAATGCTTGGTTGACCATTCCTTGGGTAATGGCGGCGCAGGCAATTTCGGGTATTGCCAAAGACTTAAATAAGATGAGTGCCAAGAGCGCGATCAAAACTTTGGTGCCAGACGAGCAGCAAGGTGCACTTTATAAGTGGGTTGCGATCTTAACAGGCTCGAAGAATGCGCTGAAAGGTGCGGGTTTCTTCGTTGGTGGTTTGCTGCTATCGGCGTTTGGCTTCCAAACTTCGATGGTCATCATGGCAAGTGTACTGGCTGTTGTGTTTGTATGCAGTTTGATCTGGCTAGAAGCGGATATGGGTAAGGCGAAGAGCAAACCTAAGTTCCGTCAAATTTTCTCTAAGTCAGAATCGGTGAACATTCTTTCCGCTGCACGTATGTTCCTATTTGGCGCGCGTGATGTGTGGTTTGTTGTTGCACTGCCGATTTATCTTGGCAGCGTGTTTGGTTGGGATCACCTGACGGTAGGCGGCTTCCTTGCGGCTTGGGTGATTGCTTACGGATTCGTTCAAGGTTTTGCGCCTCGTATTACCGGCAAAGCGCAAGGTCGAGTGCCAGATGGCAGTGCGGCTCTGATTTGGGCGGGTATCCTGGCTGTCATCACTGGTGCGATTGCTTATGGCGTGCAAATCGGCTGGCAGCCAGAGCTTGTTATTGTCGTGGGCTTGATGATTTTCGGTGCTGTGTTTGCGGTGAACTCATCTCTGCACTCTTACCTGATCGTTAGTTATGCGAAAGGCGATGGCGTTTCACTGGATGTCGGCTTCTACTATATGGCGAATGCAATGGGACGTTTGATTGGTACGGTTCTATCCGGTTGGATTTACCAAGAAGCGGGTTTAGCTGCGTGTCTGTGGGTCTCTTTTGCTTTCTTAGCGCTAACGACGGTCATCTCTATCAAACTACCAAAAGCCAAAGTGGCGACGGCTTAA
- a CDS encoding cyclin-dependent kinase inhibitor 3 family protein has protein sequence MSHPTWQLDLETGALVLTPCPGTKGVELQASLEQLKAQGVEAIVTALDNTELAAKDVSALGELTQQLGMKWFQIEIEDDCAPGEEFAAKWSQASPELHAILAQGGKVAMHCMGGSGRTGLFAAHLLLEKDWALEDIVLEVQALRPGAFTKPVQVEYIERVAQNA, from the coding sequence ATGTCTCATCCTACATGGCAATTAGATTTAGAAACGGGCGCTTTGGTACTGACTCCATGTCCTGGTACCAAAGGTGTTGAACTGCAAGCTTCGCTAGAGCAGCTAAAAGCGCAAGGCGTAGAAGCGATTGTTACTGCCCTTGATAATACTGAATTAGCAGCAAAAGACGTGTCTGCATTGGGCGAATTAACCCAACAGTTAGGCATGAAATGGTTCCAAATTGAGATCGAAGATGACTGTGCTCCGGGCGAAGAGTTCGCTGCAAAATGGTCACAAGCGAGTCCTGAACTGCACGCGATTCTAGCTCAAGGTGGCAAGGTTGCAATGCACTGTATGGGTGGCTCTGGTCGCACAGGTTTGTTTGCTGCGCACCTACTGCTAGAGAAAGATTGGGCGCTAGAAGATATCGTACTTGAAGTGCAAGCGCTGCGTCCTGGTGCTTTCACAAAGCCAGTACAAGTTGAGTACATCGAGCGTGTAGCTCAAAATGCTTGA